The following is a genomic window from Pectobacterium carotovorum.
ATTGATTTAATTGCGTCGAAACCTGAGCTACCCACGCGGGCAGCCCCAGCATATGAATACTGCATGGGTAACTCCTGATTGATTAATTAGTAGGTGATGCGGTAGTTATTCAGTTTTGAATGGGGTTCCCCAATCATCTTCTGTGATATTTCCGGTGTATTTTGTTTCTCTAAAAGCAAGGTATGGCTGGCAAACAACTGCTTTACCACAGCATTCCGTTGCAACAAGAACTCGCTGTCCATAGCGTTCCATATGTGTGCTTGGTATGCTTCCAACGACCAAATCCTTGCCGCAATGCGGACATTTCATCACTCCCTCCCGTTGATTTATAACTATGCCGCCGTCTTTTTGGTTGTGTAATCAGCAATAATATTCCCGTCAGCGTCGAAATATTTCACTCTGTCTGTTGGGTGGCAGTTATGCGCATGTTTTCCGTATTTGAGTTGGTTAGTAAAAACCACATCTAAATTTGCGCTGCCGTTCATGCCGACAATAGTTCCGATATCTCCGTAAACTTCAACCATCATTCCGATGCGGGCAAAGTCGATACCACGGCACCGAATCATATCGTCTACGAATTGCTTTTCTTTCTTTGTCATCTCTATCTCCAATACCCAATAGGGCGTTAATTAATTTCACAATGCCCACGATGTAGGCATTAGGATATTAACTCACCCTTTAATGTATTCGTCTGTTTGTATAGACTGCACTCCCTCTGACAATTCTGCGTGCTGACTGTCAATGATAATGTGAGTGTGTGGGTGGTGATTTTCGGCAATATAACGAATCAATGGTCGTGCCAGAATTTCAAATTGAGAATCGCCAACATCAGGTTGCAGGTGAATGTGTGGTATTTTACCGTCTCGTATCGCATCAAATAATTCGCAAACGCCTTCAAAGTCGCGGCCGCCGTTCGGGAAATATTCTTGCATAATCGCTACTGCGTGGTCTTTCTTGCTCATAATCCCTCTCTATATAAATATAATCAAAACAACACTCAGAAACAGCAGCATCAATAACAATGCCACTCCCATTACTGAGTAATATAATGTGTATCCGACAAGTTCTTCTGGCCTCATGATTTTCCCCGATGTTGCAAGTGGGCGTAAAAAGGCCGCAGGCGCAGCCATATATTTATTTTATTAACCGGAGCCGGAGCCGTCGCCGGAGCCGGAGCCGTCGCCGTAGCCGTCGCCGTAGCCGTAGCCGTCGCCGGAGCCGTAGCCGTAGCCGGAGCCGTCGCCGGAGCCGGAGCCGGAGCCGTCGCCGGAGCCGGAGCCGTCGCCGTAGCCGTCGCCGTAGCCGTAGCCGTAGCCGTAGCCGTAGCCGTCGCCGGAGCCGTAGCCGTCGCCGTCGCCGGAGCCGTAGCCGTAGCCGTCGCCGTAGCCGTAGCCGGAGCCGGAGCCGTACTTGTCAGTTTTATTCAGCTTCGACATCATTAGCACCCTCAATCAGTGCCGTTGCCTCTGGCGTGGCAGGAATGATCTCAATAGCCTCCAGCCAGATGGATTCAACTGCTGGAGCGATTTTCGATTTAGATTGATCAATGCCGAACTTCGCAACGGCAGAGAGTGAAATCGACTCTTTAGCTTGCCACCGCCACATGCGGCGAGCGTTTTTAATGATAACTTCATTCCCTGATTTCTCAGAGAGAACGCCGAACCAGACGCCAGCAGAGTAAGTGCGGATAATTACTGGCTGGCCGATGAACTGACTTCCAATCGATGGCTCATTATTGCTGGCATTACCGAAAATAGACGCTAGCTCTTTAGCCTGGCCAATAGTTAAATCGTTAATGTTCATTTTGTTTCCTTGATTTTAGTTAATAAAAAACCACCTATTGGTGGCGTGGTATTCTCTGGTGTTGGCGCGGGGTTATTCTTCTGAAATGGTGAAACCTTGACCTTTAAGCCAATTAATTACATCGACAGCGCCAATCGCATCAAGGATGTCATCGGCGTCGTATTCAGTGACAATCTCGTCGGCTTTAACCGCGTCAGCAATATCCAAATCTTCCACATCAATTTCAACGTATTTCCTGTATGGCCCATAACCACAAGGAACCACGCCATTTAATTGCTTTGCTTTAATCGTTGCGCTAATACTCATCTCTCACCTCTCTGTACTGATTCAGTTATTAATCGGATGCAATAAAAAAGGCTGCGTTATGCAGCCTGTTGTTTTTTGCGTAACCAGATGCAATAAGGCCCATCTTCCGTGTCGTGCAGTGAGCCGATAAACCAGCCATCGCCTTTTGGTTTTGATGGGTTCCAGCCAGAAACATCTGCATCAAATTCACCATCTGCATATCTTTCTGCGAAGTCTGATGCGTCGATATCGTCTTCCAGTGATAGTGTGTATGACTCAAGATTATTTTTGCTGAGCCACGCATCAAACTCACCGGGATATCCATAGTCCATCCCGTTAGCTGGCTCAAAATAATCAGGATGAGTCCAAAAACCATATTCATCTCTCTTAACTTCAATTGCTTCCATAATTACCTCACTGTCACATTTTCAAATTTACGATGCCCTACGTTAAACAACGCTACATTTGGCAAGCACACAGATGCGCCTGTTTCTTTCGGCACCCCATCACGCAACTGAATTACCAATTGCGCCAGTACATCAGCAGTTCCGACTTGCTTACGGGCGGTAAGCCTGTCCCACGCTGCGCTAATTTTCATTGCTAACCCTCTATCAGCGTCTTTCTGTGCGAAGAACGCGCCAGTTTTGAGGTATTTACGACGCTTAGCGTTGTCTTTAGCTGCCTTAACGATGATTGTTGTCATTGCTGCGCTCCTCGTTCAGTAAAACCATACGCACGTTTCAGATGATTCATTGCTAACCACCATTTTGTTTTGCAGTGATGAGCAACAGCTTGTTTTGCCACTTCCTTGGCATCCTGAAATTTCTCTTTATCTATTTTCATGGTTACCTCCGGTGAGTGCTTTGGTGGTTAATACAGTCGGGTGACTAAATCCGATCCCGTACTAGTGGAAAGTGGCCTAGGTCGCGGCCATCATCTGCATTAACCCCAAAGCATTCACTTTGGTCTTCCAGACATTCCGGAAGAATTCCCATTCATGTTAAAGAGCGGAGCACTTGGCGGTGGTCTGCGTCGTGCTGTGAGGTAAATTTAAGACTTCTTAAGTCATGGCGCAAGTATTATTTTGAAGAAAACTTAAAATATTTTCTAAGTTATTAAGATGACTTGAAATTTAGGCAATAAAAAACCCAGCTCTTAGGCTGGGTGGTGGGCAGGATTGGGTTAGGGTTAGCGTTTTCGTCTGTACCTGCGGTGCTCGATCATAGTGCCAATGATTCTAATCGCGGTTTCATCGGACCGCATGGTTGGGTAGTCGTCATTCAGCGGGCTTAGCTCGAAAACGTCTGTCCCATTGATAACGCCACGCGGCCTGTATTTTTTGAATACGACTTCATCATCTCCATTCCTGGCTACAACGAAGTCACCAGGAATAGGGGATACATCAGGATCAATAATAACCGTATCACCCTCGGAAAAATCAGGTTGCATTGAGTTGCCTTTTATAACCAGAGCGAAAGCAGATGCCGATAAATCAAGATTGGTCTGCAAAAAGTCAATACCTCCATCTACAGAACGGATGGTACATTCAGCAGTCCATGCTCCGGCTTGAACATAACTAATGACGGGCACAAGGCGAGAGTCAATAGCCGCAAGCTCTACGTTTGATACGGAATCCTCTCCGTACAATATAAATTCAGGAGAGCATTGTAGCTCTCTAGACAACGATATGAGGCTATCTCCGTTTGGACTGGTCTTGTTGTCCTCCCATTGAGATATAGCGCTACCAGACAGCCCTATGCGGCTGCCTAACGATGCCTGTGTTAGTCGCAGATCTTTGCGGCGTCTGCGTATGCGTTGACCGATACTTTCACTCTTCATCATTAAGTAATCTTAAAACCATTTGACTTAAGTTTCCTGCTGGCTGATAATTTAAGAACTCTTAATAAAAAGGAATGTGGACATGCGAAAGCAAGATGTCATTGCCCACTTCGGAAGTGGCAGAGCAGTTGCCAAAGCCTTGGGCATCAGTGATTCAGCCGTATCCCAGTGGAAAGAGTTGATCCCTGAAAAAGACGCCTACCGACTAGAGCTAGTGACAGGTGGTCAACTCAAGCACGAACCGAATTCATACAGACCAGCAGCATAGCTTTATCGCTCTTTAAACCCGCTGAACTCGCTCTGGACGGTCTGGAGCAACAAACAAGTGGCACCCCACGGGATGCCTATGCATTTAAAACAGGAAAATTATTACTGATGGAGCGCGCAAGTACACGCAAGAAGCAGCGAGAAATTAACTCATCGCTCTTGAGCAAGATAGCCCTTATGGGTCAGGCGAAATTCGCTGACCTGATGGGCGTGCATGAATCACAGATTTCACGCTGGAAAGACACGCTGATACCGAAAGTATCTCTGATGCTTGCGGTATTGGAGTGGGGAGTTAACGACGACGAGCTAGCGCATTTAGCTAAGCAAGTTGCTCTGTTGCTCATAAAAAAATCCCCGGTGTGCAAGACCGAGGATTCTCAGATTTCAATGGACTTTTAACTGGATCAATTCACAGGGGTAATTATACATGAAAAGACGTGTATCACACCACACGGCAAACCATAAAAACCTCACACGCTTGGACTTCCTCAACAAAGTCAGCCCTGTTGCCGCTGAAAAGTTGCGAAAGATGCTGGAAGAGAACAAATCGAAGGAGGAGCGCGGTGAGCAACGTAACTAATCTTGCCATAGCTAGAGAGGCTAGGCGGCATCAGGAAACGCCATTTACTGGCGGTAAGGGGTATGCCTTGCTGCACCGTAAAATAATGGAATTGCCATTCTACAGGACGGATTCTGAGGCAGTGCATTTGTGGGTTCACATCATCCTGTCGGCCAACCATGCGCCGGCACTGGTTAACACTGAGTTCGGTGAAGTTCTGGTGCGCAGAGGTGAATTCATTACCGGAAGAGACAAACTTGTCAGGGAGACAGGGGTAAGCTCAGATCGAGTTCAATACCTGCTTAAAAAGTTCATAAAGCTGGGCATGGTTAGCGCTGAGTCGACGAGAAAATTCACCAAACTATTGGTGGTAAAATACGACGAATATCAGCCTAATTTTGTCCCAACAGATTCCCAACAGATTCCCAACGCAAAGCCAGATAGCAGTAGTGCCGTCGGGGATGTTGTCCCAACAGATTCCCAACAGATTCCCACAAACAATGAATTAAATAATAACTCATTAGATAAATCTAATGAGTGTGCATCAGCAGCGGAAAATCAGGAGAAGAAAAAACCTTCCGTATCCTGCCAAGACGTTGTTGATGCTTACCATGAAATCCTGCCAGAAGCTCCAAAAATTCGCCTGCTAAGCGAGAAACGGAAAAACCTGATCCGCACCTTTTGGAAGAAAGCCGGGGTTATCACTCGCAAGCTGGATAACAAGCCTTTCACGATTGAGGCGTGGCGCGAGTATCTGGGGTATATATCGATGAATTGCCGTTGGATGCTGGAGAACCGACCTAACCAGAAAACCGGAACGACATGGCGTAAGCGCGATTTCGAGTTTTACCTGAACGACAACACGTACCTGAAAGTCAGGGAAGGGGGTCATGATGACAATGAACGCTGATTACCTCGTCCCGCCCAGCAGCGTAGAGGCTGAGCAATGCGTGATCGGTAGCCTCATGCTGGATGCGCAGAGCGATCGTGCTCAGAAAGTTTTTTCATTCCTGAAACCTGATGCGTTTTACAACCGCCAGCACGCCGTGGTGTACCGCGTCATGCAGGAAATGAACACCACCCGCCAGACGGTAGACCTGTTAACCGTATCCGATCGACTGGAAAACTCTGGACAAATCGATCTTGTCGGCGGGTTCGCTTATCTGGCAGAACTGAGCAAGAACACACCTGCGGCGGCGAACATAATCGCTTACGCAAACGTGGTGAAAGACAAGGCTGTCGAGCGTTACTGCATTGAGCAGGCCAATCAGATTATCGAAAGCATGTATGCCAGAAACGGATTATCTACGGCGGAAAAAGTTGAAAACTTTCAGGCTATAGCGATGCGTGTTGCTGATAAAACGAAATCCGGAAGGGATCGTGGTGCGGTGCCTTTCATTGATGCGTTCGGGCGCTGGATAGACGTGGTAGACCAGCGCATGAAGGGTGATGCTACAGCTAACGGGTTGACATCTGGCATCCCATCGCTCGATGCAATGCTTGAGCCTAAGCGGATCGTGAAAGGGTCGCTATTCGTCGTCGGTGCAAGGCCAAAAATGGGTAAGACCACGCTCTATCTGAAAATGGCTATCCACTGCGCTACCGAAGAAAACCTACCCGCCATCATGTTCTCTCTGGAAATGCCAGAAGAGCAAATCGTCGAGCGTTCTGTTGCTCAGGTTTCTGGCGTCAGTTCATCAAATTTCTACGTTGATGGCTACGACGACAACCGATTCGCCATGGCTTCTGCTAAAGGTATGTCGCTTGCTCAAAACGGCAATCTCTACATCGACGATACGCCTGGATTATCACTATCCCACATCGTTGCAGAAAGCCGCCGTATCAAGCGCGAGCGCGGCGTAGTTGGCATGATTTTGGTTGACTACCTCACCCTGATGAAAGCTGAAAAAGCAGAGCGTAACGATTTGGCCTACGGGATTATCACTAAAGGGCTAAAGGCGCTGGCGAAAGAGTTGAATTGCGTCGTCGTGCTGCTCACCCAACTTAACCGCGACCTTGAGAAGCGAACCAACAAACGCCCGTTACCGAGCGATTCACGCGACACCGGACAGATAGAGCAGGACTGCGACTACTGGCTGGGTATTTACCGTGAAGGCGCTAACGACGAGAACGCCAATCAGTCAGAAACCGAATTGCTGTTGCGTCTGAACCGGCACGGAGAAACCGGCGTTGTGTTCGTTGAGCAACGTCATGGCGCTGTTTACGACTGCAATCAGGATGCTGAACGCAAGAAGCTCGAGCAGCGAGAAGAAAAACCAAAGTCATACGCCAAAAAAGGTGGCGGTGGCTGGTAGACCGAATAAACAGGAGGAGTGATATGAAGGTCTGGAAATTTCAAAAGCCAGTCTGCCGGCACAGAGACAAGGTGAGGTCATATGCATATATTCGAGCCGAAACACCATGCGAATACAGAGCGATTATGCGAATCATTGCCAGCGGTAAAAACCCCACGCTGAAATTAGCGCCAAAAGGTACTGCGGCCCCAGAGAATTACCGAGCGCAATTCATCATGCATGGGCCGAAAAACAGGAAATACTCATGACTAACGAAATCCCCGGCTGCCGAGCAGACGGCACATGCAAAGAGTGTGAGCAATATAAACAAACAGGAATAGGCGGCGCGAGTTTGTGCGCGAGAAAAGTTAAAGGGGTGAAGAGTGAAAGATAAATCGTGGGTTAAGAAACTATCAGTTGGAGACGTTATTTTACACGAAGAAAGAAACAATCGTGGAGCGTTGCAGGCTCCGGTTGAGATAAAAATAATCAAGATTGGGAGGAAGTACATAACTGGCACGCAAGGTAGATTTCAATTCGTACGGCAGTTCGATATCAACAACTGCTACCCAGATATGAATGCTTACCTAGCTAAAGAAGAACATCGTAAAAAACGGGAAGCCATTAAGAACGCTGTAACAGGGTGGTGTTCGCTTAATGCACTTGAAAATGCTGATATGGCAGACATCAATCGCCTGGTTTTGGCGTTAGAAAAGTGCGGGATTAACGTTGGGTTACCGGAGGGCTTGCAATGAGTGAGTGGATTAAGACAAGCGAGCGGATGCCTGAACGGACGGACACGGTACTGGTCGTTGATGGCGGTATTGAGGTATATCCTGCCACGTTCTATGAGGGTAGTTTTTACGAATATGGCGACACGTTTACACCTTGCCGCATAAGTAACCGACCCACTGGCAACCGCTCCCAGCAACCCCACAGGACTAACCATGATTTACCTGTATTTATCTGAACTAATCGGCTCGCTAATAATCGCGGGCCTTATTTTTGCCCGGAGGATGTGATGTTCAAGTGGCTTAAGAGTTTATTCGCCTGGCGTGGTGATCGGGTTTTAGTTCTATACGGATATCCCGCCAATCACAGAACATGGCTTTGTGTTTATCACTACCGTTGATCTGGTGAGTGGGAGTTTGAATGGGATGATTTGTTCGCAGAAAAAAGAACCGGATCATGGGGTGACTTTAGCGAGTCACTGCTTTTCTCAGAAAAAAATGGAACAGCGACCCCTGATGAGATCAAAGAAGCGAGAAAAATTTGCGCAAAGAGAGGGTATTAGTTATGGGGAAACTAATCAGCATCGGGAAATGCATGGTTGATCCGGAGCAAGTTATCGCAATCGAACCCCATAAGACTGGCTATCACGGCAGCGTATTGGGTGCAAAGATTTCCCTCGCAAACGGAATTGTTGTGTATGAAGAAGGCGCAACACTAGCAGAGGTTAAGGCCAGGATATCGGCAGCACAGGAGGTTAAGCCATGAGCACAGAACAGATGCGCGGTAGTTTTGAATTTTGGTGGGCTGAAGGAAATGTGGGATACCAGTTTAGGAGTGGCTGGGAAGCGTTACGCAGCAGCACGGGCGATGGATACAACGATGAAGATATAGACAGGGAGTGGGAGGCATGGAAGGCAGCATGGTCCGCCAGTCGCGCGGCGCTGGTGGTGACGTTGCCGGATGATCCTTTTTATCCTGATGGCGATATTGACTGTCCGCTTGCCGTAAACCTTGATGATGTTAAGTCTGCCTGCATCGGAGTTGGCATCAATTTGATTGTTGGCGGTGAGAAATGATAGCAGCCAATTACACCGCACATTTTTATTGTGATTGCGATGCTTGCACATCTAAGCAATGGGGA
Proteins encoded in this region:
- a CDS encoding CII family transcriptional regulator, whose protein sequence is MERASTRKKQREINSSLLSKIALMGQAKFADLMGVHESQISRWKDTLIPKVSLMLAVLEWGVNDDELAHLAKQVALLLIKKSPVCKTEDSQISMDF
- a CDS encoding DUF6948 domain-containing protein — its product is MNINDLTIGQAKELASIFGNASNNEPSIGSQFIGQPVIIRTYSAGVWFGVLSEKSGNEVIIKNARRMWRWQAKESISLSAVAKFGIDQSKSKIAPAVESIWLEAIEIIPATPEATALIEGANDVEAE
- a CDS encoding DnaB-like helicase C-terminal domain-containing protein, whose translation is MNADYLVPPSSVEAEQCVIGSLMLDAQSDRAQKVFSFLKPDAFYNRQHAVVYRVMQEMNTTRQTVDLLTVSDRLENSGQIDLVGGFAYLAELSKNTPAAANIIAYANVVKDKAVERYCIEQANQIIESMYARNGLSTAEKVENFQAIAMRVADKTKSGRDRGAVPFIDAFGRWIDVVDQRMKGDATANGLTSGIPSLDAMLEPKRIVKGSLFVVGARPKMGKTTLYLKMAIHCATEENLPAIMFSLEMPEEQIVERSVAQVSGVSSSNFYVDGYDDNRFAMASAKGMSLAQNGNLYIDDTPGLSLSHIVAESRRIKRERGVVGMILVDYLTLMKAEKAERNDLAYGIITKGLKALAKELNCVVVLLTQLNRDLEKRTNKRPLPSDSRDTGQIEQDCDYWLGIYREGANDENANQSETELLLRLNRHGETGVVFVEQRHGAVYDCNQDAERKKLEQREEKPKSYAKKGGGGW
- a CDS encoding Cro/CI family transcriptional regulator: MRKQDVIAHFGSGRAVAKALGISDSAVSQWKELIPEKDAYRLELVTGGQLKHEPNSYRPAA
- a CDS encoding LexA family protein, with the translated sequence MMKSESIGQRIRRRRKDLRLTQASLGSRIGLSGSAISQWEDNKTSPNGDSLISLSRELQCSPEFILYGEDSVSNVELAAIDSRLVPVISYVQAGAWTAECTIRSVDGGIDFLQTNLDLSASAFALVIKGNSMQPDFSEGDTVIIDPDVSPIPGDFVVARNGDDEVVFKKYRPRGVINGTDVFELSPLNDDYPTMRSDETAIRIIGTMIEHRRYRRKR
- a CDS encoding DNA replication protein is translated as MSNVTNLAIAREARRHQETPFTGGKGYALLHRKIMELPFYRTDSEAVHLWVHIILSANHAPALVNTEFGEVLVRRGEFITGRDKLVRETGVSSDRVQYLLKKFIKLGMVSAESTRKFTKLLVVKYDEYQPNFVPTDSQQIPNAKPDSSSAVGDVVPTDSQQIPTNNELNNNSLDKSNECASAAENQEKKKPSVSCQDVVDAYHEILPEAPKIRLLSEKRKNLIRTFWKKAGVITRKLDNKPFTIEAWREYLGYISMNCRWMLENRPNQKTGTTWRKRDFEFYLNDNTYLKVREGGHDDNER
- a CDS encoding DUF551 domain-containing protein, whose amino-acid sequence is MSEWIKTSERMPERTDTVLVVDGGIEVYPATFYEGSFYEYGDTFTPCRISNRPTGNRSQQPHRTNHDLPVFI